A single region of the Flammeovirga agarivorans genome encodes:
- a CDS encoding valine--tRNA ligase, translating into MELATKYNPHDVEDKWYQFWLENKFFHSEPNPDKKPFTVVIPPPNVTGVLHMGHMLNNTIQDVLVRRARMRGYEACWVPGTDHASIATEAKVVKMLKDEHGISKSDISRDEFMKYAFEWKEKYGGIILNQLQKLGASCDWDRTRFTMEDELSKAVIKVFVDLYKKGWVYRGARMVNWDPAGKTALSDEEVIHKEVNSKLYYVQYPIVGKEGEFVTIATTRPETIPADAGVCVNPNDERFKHLIGEKVIVPTTNREIPVFGDDYVDIEFGTGCLKVTPAHDINDYELGLKHNLEVIDIIEEDGSINAKAGAQYAGKDRFVVRKEIVKDLEASGNLVKVEELQNKVGTSERTGAVIEPRISTQWFVSMKEISKPALENVMNDNIQLHPAKFKNTYRHWMENVKDWCISRQLWWGQRIPAFYLPNGEFVVAETAEEALVEAQKIDADITIDQLSQDEDVLDTWFSSWLWPISVFDGITKPENEEINYYYPTDDLVTGPDILFFWVARMIIAGYEWKGELPFKNVYLTGLVRDNQGRKMSKSLGNSPDPLDLMKVYGADGVRVGLLLSAAAGNDLLFDEKLCEQGRNFANKIWNALRLVKGLEVSEEAQPESNKIAIDWFESRFNQVLEDVEANYEKYRLSDSLMSVYKLVWDDFCSWYLEMVKPEYGSPIDKATLEATINFFEKIVRLLHPFMPFLTEEIWHAVRERETEDALVVADYPTVESFDKTLLEQATAAFEIISQVRNVRNKNQIGPKVPLPMSVLASDSTVYDRFGGIITKLANLESLKMVDSEVEGATQFVYKSDKCFIDLADQIDVEAEKEKLAKELEYTKGFIKSVQKKLSNERFVANAPDAVVAKERQKQQDAEDKIKALEEALAKL; encoded by the coding sequence ATGGAGCTTGCGACTAAGTACAATCCTCATGATGTAGAGGACAAATGGTATCAGTTCTGGTTAGAGAACAAATTTTTTCATTCTGAGCCAAACCCTGATAAGAAGCCATTCACCGTCGTCATCCCGCCACCAAACGTGACAGGGGTGTTGCATATGGGTCACATGTTGAATAACACAATTCAAGATGTCTTGGTCCGTCGTGCAAGAATGAGAGGTTACGAAGCTTGTTGGGTACCAGGTACTGACCATGCATCGATTGCTACAGAAGCAAAAGTAGTAAAGATGTTAAAGGACGAGCACGGTATTAGTAAATCTGATATTTCTCGTGATGAGTTTATGAAGTATGCTTTCGAGTGGAAAGAGAAATATGGTGGAATCATCTTGAACCAATTGCAGAAATTGGGCGCTTCTTGTGATTGGGACCGTACTCGTTTCACAATGGAAGATGAGCTTTCGAAAGCAGTTATCAAAGTATTCGTCGACCTTTACAAAAAAGGATGGGTATACCGTGGAGCAAGAATGGTAAACTGGGATCCGGCAGGGAAAACAGCTTTATCAGATGAGGAGGTAATCCACAAAGAGGTAAACTCTAAATTATATTATGTACAATACCCAATCGTAGGAAAAGAAGGTGAGTTTGTAACTATTGCAACTACTCGTCCTGAAACTATTCCTGCAGATGCTGGTGTTTGTGTGAATCCTAACGATGAGCGCTTCAAGCATTTGATTGGTGAAAAAGTAATCGTACCAACTACTAACAGAGAAATTCCTGTATTTGGTGATGATTATGTAGATATTGAATTCGGTACAGGTTGTTTAAAAGTAACTCCTGCTCACGATATCAATGACTACGAGTTAGGTTTAAAACATAACTTGGAAGTAATTGATATTATCGAAGAAGACGGATCGATTAACGCTAAAGCGGGTGCTCAATACGCTGGTAAAGATCGTTTTGTTGTTCGTAAGGAAATCGTTAAAGATCTAGAAGCTTCAGGAAACTTAGTTAAAGTAGAAGAGCTTCAAAATAAAGTTGGTACATCTGAAAGAACAGGTGCAGTGATCGAACCAAGAATCTCAACACAATGGTTCGTATCAATGAAAGAAATTTCTAAGCCTGCATTGGAGAATGTAATGAATGATAATATTCAATTACATCCTGCAAAGTTCAAGAATACGTACCGTCACTGGATGGAAAATGTAAAAGACTGGTGTATTTCACGTCAGTTATGGTGGGGACAAAGAATTCCTGCTTTCTACCTTCCTAACGGTGAGTTTGTGGTAGCAGAAACTGCAGAAGAGGCATTGGTAGAGGCTCAGAAAATTGATGCTGATATCACAATCGACCAACTTTCTCAAGACGAGGATGTATTGGATACTTGGTTCTCTTCTTGGTTATGGCCAATCTCTGTGTTTGATGGTATTACAAAACCTGAAAACGAGGAAATTAACTATTACTATCCAACAGATGATTTAGTTACAGGTCCAGATATCTTATTCTTCTGGGTTGCTCGTATGATCATCGCAGGATATGAGTGGAAAGGCGAATTGCCATTCAAAAACGTATACTTAACTGGTTTGGTTCGTGACAACCAAGGCCGTAAAATGTCGAAGTCATTAGGTAATTCACCTGATCCTTTGGACTTAATGAAAGTATATGGTGCTGATGGTGTTCGTGTTGGTTTGTTATTGTCTGCAGCTGCAGGTAACGACTTACTTTTCGATGAGAAATTATGTGAGCAAGGTCGTAACTTCGCTAATAAAATCTGGAATGCTTTACGTTTAGTAAAAGGTCTAGAAGTAAGTGAAGAAGCACAGCCTGAATCAAATAAAATTGCGATCGATTGGTTCGAATCTCGTTTCAATCAAGTATTGGAAGATGTAGAAGCGAACTACGAGAAATATAGATTGTCTGACTCATTAATGTCAGTGTACAAATTGGTATGGGACGACTTCTGTTCGTGGTATTTAGAGATGGTGAAACCAGAGTACGGTTCTCCAATCGATAAGGCGACATTAGAAGCGACAATCAATTTCTTTGAGAAGATCGTTAGACTTTTACATCCATTCATGCCATTCTTAACAGAAGAAATCTGGCATGCAGTGCGTGAAAGAGAAACAGAAGATGCTTTAGTAGTTGCGGATTACCCAACTGTTGAGTCTTTCGACAAAACATTATTGGAACAAGCTACTGCTGCTTTCGAAATTATCTCACAAGTGAGAAACGTTCGTAACAAGAACCAAATTGGACCTAAAGTACCTCTTCCAATGTCAGTTTTAGCTTCTGATTCTACTGTTTACGATCGTTTCGGTGGTATCATTACGAAGTTGGCAAACCTAGAGTCTCTAAAAATGGTAGATTCTGAAGTAGAAGGAGCAACTCAGTTTGTTTACAAATCTGATAAATGTTTCATCGACTTAGCAGATCAAATCGATGTAGAGGCAGAGAAAGAGAAGTTAGCAAAAGAGCTTGAGTACACTAAAGGTTTTATTAAATCTGTACAAAAGAAACTTTCTAATGAGAGATTTGTTGCCAATGCACCAGATGCTGTAGTAGCAAAAGAACGTCAGAAGCAACAAGATGCTGAAGACAAAATCAAAGCATTAGAAGAAGCTTTAGCAAAGCTCTAA
- a CDS encoding putative type IX sorting system protein PorV2: protein MTRSSNSKNKSLILQLFIIVGLILISKPSFAQLEAPKYVNEYLAIGVGARGLAMGNSLTETVDDATAGYWNPAGLLNIEDRYTASLMHAEYFAGIAKYDFGGFATKIDDQSALGITFIRFGVDDIPDTRFLFDPDGNINWDNVQSFSSADYAFLFSYARQFPQLPHLKFGANAKVIYRNAGQFANAWGFGLDVGLQWQKERWFAGVTAKDITGTYNVWTYNPATFYEIFKATGNTIPDNSVEVATPRLIVGGARSFAIWKQSQLENAEELIGALVSVGFDMTFDGKRNTVIKTDLISVDPHMGVEFHYKKMIFLRGGISQLQYIKDFDGSESLEFLPSFGAGFAFKGFTVDYALTNIGDVSSASLYSHIFSLKVDFGRSIKRNESTPKSDKYY, encoded by the coding sequence ATGACAAGATCATCTAACTCTAAGAATAAATCATTAATACTACAACTGTTCATTATTGTAGGGCTTATCCTTATTTCAAAGCCTTCATTTGCTCAACTTGAAGCTCCTAAATATGTCAATGAATATTTGGCTATTGGTGTTGGTGCAAGAGGATTGGCAATGGGTAATTCTTTAACGGAAACTGTTGATGATGCCACTGCAGGATATTGGAACCCTGCAGGTTTATTGAATATAGAGGACCGTTATACCGCTTCATTAATGCATGCAGAGTATTTTGCTGGTATTGCAAAGTATGATTTCGGTGGCTTTGCTACCAAAATTGATGATCAATCTGCTTTAGGAATAACTTTTATCCGCTTTGGTGTAGATGACATTCCAGATACTCGTTTCTTATTTGATCCTGATGGCAACATTAATTGGGATAATGTACAAAGTTTCTCGTCTGCAGATTATGCCTTCCTTTTTTCATATGCAAGACAATTCCCGCAACTTCCTCACTTAAAATTCGGTGCAAACGCAAAAGTGATTTATAGAAATGCAGGACAATTTGCCAATGCTTGGGGCTTTGGTTTAGATGTTGGATTACAATGGCAAAAAGAAAGATGGTTTGCCGGTGTAACTGCAAAAGATATTACAGGTACATATAATGTATGGACCTACAATCCAGCAACTTTCTATGAAATCTTCAAAGCCACTGGCAATACAATTCCTGACAATTCTGTAGAAGTAGCAACTCCTCGCCTTATTGTTGGAGGTGCAAGAAGCTTTGCAATATGGAAACAAAGTCAGCTAGAAAATGCAGAAGAACTCATTGGAGCCTTGGTCTCTGTTGGTTTTGATATGACTTTTGATGGGAAAAGAAATACTGTGATTAAAACAGATTTAATCTCTGTTGATCCCCACATGGGTGTTGAATTCCATTACAAAAAAATGATTTTCTTAAGAGGTGGAATCTCCCAGCTTCAATACATTAAAGACTTTGACGGGTCTGAATCACTAGAATTCTTACCGAGCTTTGGTGCTGGATTTGCATTTAAAGGCTTTACTGTAGATTACGCTCTTACCAACATTGGCGACGTCTCTTCAGCATCTCTATATTCTCATATCTTTAGTTTAAAGGTTGATTTTGGTAGATCCATCAAAAGAAACGAATCCACTCCGAAAAGTGATAAGTATTATTAA
- a CDS encoding D-2-hydroxyacid dehydrogenase — MKIVFLDTETLGSDVKPQLDTFSKLGDVTFYDSTTAAQLLDRVEYAHVIVTNKVVITEEVMKASSQLKLIAITATGTNNVDLEAAKNIGIQVKNAVNYSSESVAQQTFAMLLSLLNNIQEYDDFVKSGSYSDGQSFTWIGNSFSELNNKRFGIIGLGNIGTRVAEIATAFGAEVVYYSTSGIARDKRYQLVDKDTLFKTCDIISIHSPLNDKTKNFVDENELSQMKPSAVLLNTGRGGIVNEKALVNALNNNEISGACVDVFEKEPMSKDSVFYSINNKKKVLFSPHIAWASKEARKKLLEITYQNVEELVIDTE, encoded by the coding sequence ATGAAGATCGTTTTTTTAGATACAGAAACATTAGGCAGTGATGTTAAACCACAATTAGACACCTTTAGTAAGTTAGGTGATGTGACATTTTATGATAGTACTACAGCTGCACAATTACTAGATAGGGTAGAGTATGCTCATGTCATTGTAACCAATAAAGTAGTGATTACAGAAGAGGTGATGAAGGCATCATCACAACTGAAATTAATCGCGATTACTGCGACAGGCACTAATAATGTTGACTTGGAAGCAGCAAAAAATATAGGTATTCAAGTAAAAAATGCAGTCAACTATTCCTCGGAAAGTGTGGCCCAACAGACATTTGCAATGTTACTTTCTTTACTTAATAATATACAAGAATATGACGACTTTGTGAAGTCAGGTAGCTATAGTGATGGACAGTCGTTTACTTGGATTGGAAATAGTTTTTCTGAACTGAATAACAAACGTTTTGGTATTATTGGTTTAGGTAATATTGGTACTCGTGTAGCAGAAATTGCAACTGCTTTTGGAGCAGAAGTAGTTTATTATTCAACTTCAGGAATTGCCAGAGATAAACGATACCAATTAGTAGACAAAGATACTCTCTTCAAAACTTGTGATATTATTTCGATTCATTCTCCTTTAAATGACAAGACTAAGAATTTTGTTGATGAAAATGAATTATCACAAATGAAACCTTCTGCTGTTTTATTGAATACTGGACGAGGAGGAATCGTTAATGAAAAGGCTTTGGTTAATGCATTAAATAATAATGAAATATCAGGGGCTTGTGTTGATGTTTTTGAGAAAGAACCTATGAGTAAAGACAGTGTGTTTTATTCAATTAATAATAAGAAAAAAGTATTGTTTTCACCTCATATTGCATGGGCAAGTAAAGAGGCTAGGAAAAAGCTTCTTGAAATTACTTACCAGAATGTAGAAGAGTTAGTAATAGACACTGAATAG
- a CDS encoding PD40 domain-containing protein, whose protein sequence is MKKILILFTLLISSFLLQAQNIVDSTNHVVDLGQKDMSLVRDLVRLGDSLFYQLHQPDEAFKYYFGAYDYISEEPGINKKIGECYLASITEEKSDGITYLKKALAIEGDTASSDLYFNIATTLHYNALFDEATEYYEKSIKGSDKVEVIEKRIKECIFGKEFYSSPKQHVIIKNLGPLVNSKYADFCPLVDAVEDDLYFTTRRHEFRTDNPDIQTHLWENIYHSHRKDYSHWSSPVPLPNPVNHDHHTATVSISMDGSEMILFRSGDLYISYSQQDTIWSKPKKLPNQINSIFVETSACLNYQMDTLYFVSNDEFSTIGGLDIYMSIKDRNGKWGTARNLGAMINTPYDEEGVALSRDGNTLYFSSRGHDTMGGYDVFKSTKDFQGNWSTPENLGYPINSPYDDVYFMIRSNGRHAYYSSSRQGGYGEKDIYRISILDEDKPLSLDRKEIDFLLLNKDSLQHKKHPTHVDHLKEVKQQTLDATTDLLKTLMLHAQLSSKDSVNQIE, encoded by the coding sequence ATGAAGAAAATACTAATTTTATTTACCTTACTCATTAGTTCTTTCCTACTACAAGCTCAAAATATAGTAGACTCAACGAACCATGTCGTAGACCTCGGTCAAAAAGACATGAGTCTTGTCAGAGATTTAGTGAGACTTGGGGATAGTCTATTCTACCAATTACATCAACCTGATGAAGCTTTTAAATATTATTTCGGTGCTTATGATTATATCAGTGAAGAACCTGGAATCAATAAGAAAATTGGGGAATGCTATTTAGCTTCGATTACTGAAGAAAAATCAGATGGAATTACCTATCTCAAAAAAGCCTTAGCCATCGAAGGAGATACTGCATCTTCTGATCTATATTTTAATATTGCAACTACTCTACACTACAACGCTTTATTTGATGAAGCGACTGAATATTATGAAAAGAGTATAAAGGGAAGTGATAAAGTAGAAGTGATTGAAAAGAGAATCAAGGAATGCATCTTTGGCAAAGAATTTTATTCTTCACCCAAACAGCATGTTATTATCAAGAACTTAGGCCCATTAGTGAACTCAAAATATGCAGATTTCTGCCCATTAGTTGATGCTGTGGAAGATGATCTCTACTTCACAACAAGAAGACATGAGTTTAGAACTGATAATCCGGATATTCAAACCCATTTATGGGAAAATATATATCACAGTCACCGCAAAGATTACTCTCACTGGAGTAGTCCTGTACCGCTCCCTAATCCTGTAAATCATGATCATCATACAGCAACAGTATCAATCAGTATGGATGGATCTGAAATGATCTTATTTAGAAGTGGAGATCTGTATATTTCTTACTCACAACAAGACACCATTTGGTCAAAACCTAAGAAACTTCCCAATCAAATCAATAGTATTTTTGTTGAAACATCCGCTTGTCTCAACTACCAAATGGATACTCTGTACTTTGTTAGCAATGATGAGTTTTCTACAATTGGCGGGCTTGATATCTACATGTCGATAAAAGATAGGAATGGCAAATGGGGTACTGCTAGAAATTTAGGAGCTATGATTAACACTCCTTACGATGAAGAAGGGGTTGCCTTATCTAGAGATGGAAATACACTTTATTTTAGCTCAAGAGGACATGACACCATGGGTGGGTACGATGTTTTTAAATCTACAAAAGATTTTCAAGGAAATTGGTCCACTCCGGAAAACCTAGGTTACCCGATTAATTCTCCATATGATGATGTCTACTTTATGATACGTAGTAATGGAAGACATGCTTATTACTCTTCTTCAAGACAAGGAGGTTATGGGGAAAAAGACATTTATCGCATCTCTATCTTAGATGAAGACAAACCTCTATCACTCGATAGAAAAGAAATCGATTTTCTACTCTTAAACAAAGACTCGCTTCAACATAAAAAACATCCAACTCATGTTGATCATTTAAAAGAGGTAAAACAACAAACTTTAGATGCTACAACTGATTTATTAAAAACTCTTATGCTACATGCGCAGTTATCTTCAAAAGATTCTGTTAATCAAATAGAATAA
- the lpxB gene encoding lipid-A-disaccharide synthase: MKYYLIAGEKSGDLHASNLMKELLSKDPEAEFRFWGGEEMQKVGGTMIHHYSEISFMGFLEVAKNLLTIRRYMNECKKDILCWKPDVVILVDFSGFNLKIAKYLKPRGTKVFYYISPKVWAWNQSRAKRIRNVVDRMFVIMHFEKAFYKKYDYDVDYVGNPLFDAIKQFTPSPTFFEDNQLDPNKKIIAILPGSRYQEVSMILKTMLTIIPKYNKEEYQFIVAGVEHLPAELYKEVQDLGVKLLFNQTYDILDKATSAVVTSGTATLETALFEVPQVVCYRTSPVTYNIIKALIKVRFISLVNLIADKEVVRELIQNDFTTENLDKELQYTITSKREKILSDYKEMKDKIDTEGTSKKAASLMYQYLTEGIPEQKF, from the coding sequence ATGAAGTATTATCTAATAGCAGGAGAAAAATCTGGAGATTTACATGCCTCCAACCTAATGAAAGAGCTTCTTTCAAAAGATCCAGAAGCTGAATTCCGTTTTTGGGGAGGAGAAGAAATGCAGAAGGTGGGTGGAACAATGATACATCACTACTCTGAAATCTCTTTTATGGGTTTTTTAGAAGTAGCAAAAAACCTCTTGACAATTAGACGATACATGAATGAGTGTAAGAAAGATATCTTATGCTGGAAACCTGATGTAGTTATATTAGTAGACTTTTCAGGCTTTAATCTGAAAATTGCCAAGTATTTAAAACCAAGAGGCACAAAAGTATTTTATTACATTTCTCCAAAAGTTTGGGCTTGGAACCAAAGCAGAGCGAAAAGAATAAGAAATGTTGTCGACCGTATGTTTGTGATTATGCATTTTGAAAAAGCATTTTACAAAAAATACGATTACGATGTAGATTATGTAGGTAATCCTCTTTTCGATGCCATAAAACAATTTACACCTTCTCCTACCTTCTTTGAGGACAATCAACTAGATCCAAATAAAAAGATTATTGCTATTCTTCCAGGAAGTAGGTATCAAGAAGTAAGTATGATATTAAAGACCATGCTTACTATTATCCCAAAATACAATAAAGAAGAGTACCAATTTATTGTAGCTGGCGTTGAACACCTGCCTGCAGAATTATATAAAGAAGTGCAAGACCTTGGTGTAAAGTTATTATTCAATCAAACATATGATATATTGGATAAAGCTACTTCTGCGGTAGTTACTTCAGGTACAGCAACTCTTGAAACAGCATTGTTTGAAGTTCCTCAAGTGGTATGCTACCGAACTAGCCCTGTGACTTACAATATTATTAAAGCATTAATCAAGGTTCGTTTTATCTCACTTGTCAATCTAATTGCGGACAAAGAAGTGGTTAGAGAATTGATTCAAAACGACTTTACTACTGAAAATCTAGATAAAGAACTTCAATATACAATCACTTCAAAAAGAGAGAAGATCTTATCAGATTACAAAGAAATGAAAGATAAAATTGATACAGAAGGCACTTCAAAAAAAGCAGCATCACTCATGTATCAATATTTAACAGAAGGAATACCAGAACAGAAGTTCTAA
- a CDS encoding DUF4292 domain-containing protein, which produces MNFKNTLYLSFSIIILISSCAKKNTGVSSDGKASTLDVRNLDYTYLSTKGKLEFDSPQKDLKVAIDTRIEKDKRMWMSMRVAKIEGLRVLATKDSVFALDKLGKEAYTLSYDDVAILLGSKIDYDLLQSIFTGDMPSRIADNAKVRVEEDMFSLTQKNKMLTLLALVGRSNQKLEEIIVNFKKDDKLAVVDYTDFKVLSEESDQIAPHKTNVFIGSGESKEELKKEITVAIDFSKIEIKEEQQKMPFKIPSKYKIIDRSELERRTMR; this is translated from the coding sequence GTGAATTTTAAAAACACATTATATTTATCCTTTTCTATTATCATTCTGATTTCATCTTGTGCTAAAAAAAATACAGGAGTTTCTAGTGATGGTAAAGCGTCTACTTTAGATGTAAGAAATCTAGACTACACTTATTTATCAACCAAAGGGAAGTTAGAATTTGATTCACCCCAAAAGGATCTTAAAGTAGCCATTGATACTAGAATTGAAAAGGATAAACGTATGTGGATGTCTATGCGAGTAGCAAAAATTGAAGGACTAAGAGTTCTTGCTACCAAGGATAGTGTATTTGCATTGGATAAGTTGGGGAAAGAAGCCTACACCTTAAGTTATGATGATGTTGCGATCCTGTTAGGGTCAAAGATAGATTATGATCTGCTACAGTCTATTTTTACGGGTGATATGCCTTCAAGAATAGCAGATAATGCAAAAGTGAGAGTTGAGGAAGATATGTTTTCACTAACTCAGAAGAACAAGATGCTAACTTTGCTGGCTTTGGTCGGGAGAAGTAATCAGAAGTTAGAAGAGATTATTGTCAATTTTAAGAAAGATGATAAGCTTGCTGTTGTTGATTATACCGATTTTAAGGTTCTCTCAGAAGAATCTGATCAAATCGCACCACATAAAACCAATGTTTTTATTGGATCTGGTGAGTCAAAAGAAGAATTAAAGAAAGAAATAACTGTTGCGATTGATTTTTCAAAGATTGAAATAAAGGAAGAACAACAGAAGATGCCTTTTAAGATACCTTCAAAGTATAAAATTATTGATCGTTCGGAATTAGAGAGAAGAACGATGAGATAA
- a CDS encoding tetratricopeptide repeat protein, which yields MDSNFTFKNLFFVCYFIFLLSTDVLAQHENVYAIHQEELAINNSDFHKILFECNETLKHDANNKEALYKRGVIKTELGSFKSAQNDFTKALHLAHGNKVDIYYRRGISYFLENDFLNAISDFDSAIHIQPNHVKALWKKAQSYYQIGAQSLTLKTLDQISIVNPEDAVTWHDMGTLYHKNHQPHKAKDCFTTALILDPKMSSSYNHRGMIYESLDEIAKAFDDYNRAIFYDSAFVDAYNNRGLIYLKFEDFVEAENDFSSAITHGIHLHKEALNNRAITRYLTGRFSESLTDINTLINNYPYYANAYITRGNIKERLHDDAGACSDWHKAAELGMLVGLKYAQGTCH from the coding sequence ATGGACTCGAATTTCACTTTTAAAAACTTATTTTTTGTCTGTTATTTCATTTTTCTACTTTCAACTGATGTACTAGCACAACATGAAAATGTATATGCGATCCATCAAGAAGAGCTAGCAATCAACAACAGTGACTTTCATAAAATTCTTTTTGAATGCAATGAAACTCTGAAACACGACGCTAATAACAAAGAAGCTCTATACAAGAGAGGTGTGATAAAAACAGAACTTGGATCATTCAAGAGTGCTCAGAATGACTTTACAAAAGCGCTTCATCTAGCACATGGAAACAAAGTCGATATATATTATCGAAGAGGAATCTCCTACTTTCTTGAAAATGACTTCTTAAATGCAATTTCTGATTTTGATAGTGCCATTCACATTCAACCTAATCATGTAAAGGCATTATGGAAGAAAGCCCAATCCTATTATCAAATTGGCGCCCAGTCGTTAACATTAAAAACACTTGATCAAATCAGTATAGTTAACCCTGAAGATGCTGTTACATGGCATGACATGGGAACATTATACCATAAAAATCATCAACCACATAAAGCGAAAGACTGCTTTACTACAGCATTAATACTTGATCCAAAAATGTCATCTTCATACAATCATAGAGGTATGATCTACGAATCATTGGATGAAATTGCAAAAGCTTTTGATGATTATAACAGAGCAATCTTTTATGACTCTGCGTTTGTGGATGCCTACAATAACAGAGGCCTTATCTACCTTAAATTTGAAGATTTTGTAGAGGCTGAAAATGATTTTTCATCGGCGATAACACATGGTATTCATTTACATAAAGAAGCACTTAATAATAGAGCAATAACGAGATATCTTACCGGTAGATTCTCTGAAAGCCTTACAGATATCAATACACTTATTAATAATTACCCGTATTATGCAAATGCTTACATTACTAGAGGTAATATAAAAGAGCGTTTACATGATGATGCAGGAGCTTGCTCAGATTGGCATAAAGCAGCCGAACTAGGCATGCTTGTGGGACTCAAATATGCACAGGGCACTTGTCATTAA
- a CDS encoding SRPBCC family protein, with the protein MKIIVEENIPLGQEKLWEVITHIDHLHQWFFKEVQSFQLEIGFTTVFDVQSNTRTFPHRWEVIDINRDTSYTLKWEYDGYIGTSTLQFSIKAVSNQESIITVIADGIDSFPQDIEEFKPESCRAGWNYFIKERLKPYTITLK; encoded by the coding sequence ATGAAAATAATCGTTGAAGAAAATATCCCACTTGGACAAGAAAAGTTATGGGAAGTAATAACCCATATCGACCATTTGCATCAATGGTTCTTTAAAGAAGTCCAATCGTTCCAATTAGAAATAGGTTTTACAACTGTATTTGATGTGCAATCAAATACTAGAACATTTCCTCATAGATGGGAAGTTATTGATATTAACAGAGACACTTCATATACATTAAAATGGGAATACGATGGTTATATAGGAACGTCTACGCTTCAATTTTCAATTAAAGCTGTTTCAAACCAAGAAAGTATAATTACTGTAATAGCTGATGGTATTGACTCTTTTCCTCAAGATATTGAAGAATTCAAACCAGAAAGCTGCAGAGCAGGATGGAATTATTTCATTAAAGAACGGCTTAAACCGTACACCATTACATTAAAATAA
- a CDS encoding thiol-disulfide oxidoreductase DCC family protein, whose translation MSKKVILFDGICNLCDKSVQFIIKHEKENTFQFASLQSPEGKELLKCYNLPIDYTGSIVLITHNNAYLKSEAALKIAKDLRTPWNIFRFGTIFPMWFTDSFYDLIAKNRYKIFGKKSDSCDLLQQNKKYKGSSASSNTI comes from the coding sequence ATGAGTAAAAAAGTAATTCTATTTGACGGAATTTGTAATCTATGCGATAAGAGTGTTCAATTTATTATAAAACATGAAAAAGAGAACACTTTCCAATTTGCGTCCTTACAGTCACCTGAAGGTAAAGAATTATTGAAATGCTACAATTTACCTATTGATTATACAGGAAGCATCGTATTAATTACTCATAACAATGCCTATTTAAAGTCTGAAGCTGCTTTAAAAATCGCTAAAGATTTACGTACACCATGGAATATATTTCGCTTTGGTACAATATTTCCTATGTGGTTCACAGATTCATTTTACGATCTGATTGCTAAAAACAGGTATAAAATCTTTGGCAAGAAGAGCGACAGTTGTGACTTACTTCAACAAAATAAGAAATATAAAGGGAGTTCTGCTTCCTCTAACACAATATGA
- a CDS encoding 6-pyruvoyl trahydropterin synthase family protein codes for MIYINRREFFNAAHKLYNPNWTKEQNEEFFGPCANENWHGHNFEMVITVKGEPDPNTGYVMNMKDLGKIAKEHIIDKVDHKNLNMDVDFLKGKMTSCETLATEFWKILAPKVKEFAPNAQLHCIELHETRKNFVRYYGE; via the coding sequence ATGATTTACATTAATAGAAGAGAGTTTTTCAACGCAGCTCACAAACTTTACAATCCTAACTGGACGAAAGAACAAAACGAGGAGTTTTTTGGGCCGTGCGCAAATGAAAACTGGCATGGGCATAACTTTGAAATGGTGATCACTGTAAAAGGTGAGCCTGATCCAAATACAGGATATGTGATGAATATGAAAGACTTGGGAAAAATTGCCAAAGAACATATCATCGATAAAGTGGATCATAAAAACTTAAACATGGATGTTGATTTTCTGAAAGGAAAAATGACAAGCTGTGAAACTTTGGCTACTGAATTTTGGAAGATCTTAGCACCAAAAGTAAAAGAATTTGCACCTAACGCTCAACTTCATTGTATCGAGTTGCATGAAACTAGAAAGAACTTTGTTCGCTATTATGGTGAATAA